One Anopheles marshallii chromosome 3, idAnoMarsDA_429_01, whole genome shotgun sequence genomic region harbors:
- the LOC128715289 gene encoding uncharacterized protein LOC128715289, translating into MSATPERQSVSISRVKSPRTPTSPENVASLRIKEAVTNILEHHRKWIQAAEKGATYCNAIKQIKKSAQQQSSSANNPYPENLQIYCKNLMVMISIMEDVEANGFAIIEQVKTLHEFFSECDTVGCTWNYQRTLNSFERIMASYKKELICRKYIAENIGHTQTIDQLLLLVTGWNHGIDVARDRELFIKMLKIEYKLPS; encoded by the exons ATGTCTGCTACACCCGAACGACAGAGTGTATCTATTTCTAGAGTAAAATCACCACGAACTCCAACCTCTCCGGAAAATGTGGCGTCGCTGAGAATAAAAGAAGCAGTTACAAACATTCTAGAGCATCACCGTAAATGGATACAAGCCGCAGAGAAGGGCGCAACGTACTGCAACGCGATTAAACAAATCAAGAAAAGCGCGCAACAACAATCGTCATCAGCGAACAACCCTTACCCagaaaatttacaaatttattgcaaaaatcTAATGGTAATGATTTCGATCATGGAAGATGTTGAAGCAAATGGGTTTGCAATAATAGAGCAAGTAAAAACTCTTCACGAATTCTTTTCTGAATGCGACACAGTAGGATGCACATGGAACTACCAGAGAACTTTGAATAGTTTTGAAAGAATCATGGCATCGTACAAAAAGGAACTTATTTGTCGTAAATACATCGCAG AAAACAtcggacacacacaaacaattgatcagctgctgctgttggtaaCCGGTTGGAATCATGGTATCGACGTTGCACGGGATAGAGAGTTGTTTATCAAAATGCTAAAAATTGAATATAAGTTACCATCATGA
- the LOC128714717 gene encoding uncharacterized protein LOC128714717 codes for MELRVRVMSLEETRRTQRPYRYGMMLLCVGALVNWLGLAENYSEPVRYAGVACILAGACLICTAMCCWLHTPGRSGVNGDESDDPVHVISTTEERRREKPPDYDTVAAAPPSYDDAIKLDPAALLRLSIASDTNINSNSNVNSLPTEHPSSSQTTLNNSSSVTNVANSEVNQIVDSSMAFIDEKMCPEKPPPYLEQPISSTGDEQTSRRTN; via the exons ATGGAGCTTAGGGTTAGAG TAATGTCCTTGGAAGAAACACGTCGCACCCAGCGACCATATCGCTACGGGATGATGTTGTTATGCGTTGGTGCTTTAGTGAACTGGTTAGGGCTAGCAGAAAACTATTCCGAGCCGGTACGATACGCAGGAGTTGCATGTATCTTAG CAGGAGCTTGTCTTATATGTACTGCAATGTGTTGTTGGCTTCATACACCAGGTCGTTCAGGTGTAAATGGCGATGAG AGTGACGATCCTGTTCATGTAATTAGTACAACCGAAGAACGAAGACGTGAAAAACCCCCAGACTACGACACGGTGGCTGCAGCTCCACCAAGCTACGATGACGCGATTAAGCTAGATCCAGCCGCTCTTTTACGCTTATCCATAGCGTCGGATACAAATATCAACAGTAATTCGAATGTCAACAGTCTTCCTACAGAACATCCCAGTTCATCCCAAACAACACTGAACAATAGTAGCAGTGTTACAAATGTTGCAAACAGTGAAGTTAACCAAATAGTAGATAGTTCCATGGCCTTTATCGATGAGAAAATGTGTCCCGAGAAACCACCTCCTTACTTAGAGCAGCCTATCAGTAGTACAGGCGACGAACAAACGTCGCGTCGAACAAACTAA
- the LOC128715422 gene encoding roundabout homolog 1 — translation MTFVTEVGVHHFVAWLLLMSSGISTKVLASEYPKITEHPLDVIVPRHVPATLNCKAEGIPTPTITWFKDGEPIKVEPGSHKILLPAGGLFFLKVVHSRRETDAGVYWCEATNELGVARSHNATLQVSVLREEFRLEPQNTRVAQGETVLLECGPPRGSPEPTVFWRKNGQTLDLSSTKRIRIVDGGNLAIQDARQSDDGRYQCVAKNVVGARESTVAFLRVHVKPFLIRGPQDQTVVAGSSVVFQCRVGGEPLPDVLWRRSASGGNMPLERVRVLEDRSLRIDDITIEDMGEYSCEADNAVGSITASGTLVVHSPPSFLLRPKNLLIEPGSEALFECQATGHPYPTLFWSVEGNRTLLLPGSRMDNLEVTQNADGTSVLSITQIGRMDNGKVIVCSAVNSVGSLSTRVVLSVNLQDDRPPPLILQGPCNQTLPIKSVAILPCRASGVPAPVISWYKDGIPVLASEKINITESGTLAIAELSKIDDSGLYTCVASSKSGKTTWSALLRIDVPTNPNIKFYRAPEASTFPGSPGKPQVTNINESSVTISWARSSKVGASSLLGYTVELFGRNQTEGWFQVANRLQDNNHTQTGLSAGVTYYFVVRAENSHGISLPSPISEPILLGMSDSFGAGIDMSEARASLLSGDVVELVNATAIDSTSIKLIWEIINGKYVEGFYIYSRTISTDRPSNGQSYKMMTVLNAGASSCSVTGLEKYTEYEFFIVPFYKTVEGKPSNYRLARTLEDVPSDPPYGMEALLLNSSAVYLKWKAPAATSQNGILRTYNIIVRGVDLRTNYSKVLSNVTIEASSSTLLLANLTEGVTYTVSIAAATSAGMGPFSNPATLRLDPITKQLDQTSHRYPINHNNMDDILTQPWFIAILGCILVLMMLSFGAMVFVKRKHMMMKQSALTALRAHSAGGVVKIPRNDSLWMNPSGMMWGYQSTGRSKDHIQDYAPVGASTTLPLEQQHQQTILHDNRNRYAEYTDYPSDYAEVSSFNPVPHEGTNHLTARSQIGGSRAPSEYGSGGTRSPAPYATTTLIGNSRFITAPGGATGNDSHLHHLLPSTAAGKMYFDGDAYSGGSITRAPSDNDSAGYGRNACSESYFNPKEKINITENKLASHTMSLLAASNASVGGGYHHLVPSQNGSSNGQSSGANSACSASSGSSNSSNGTDGGIIEGRHGGSSQPLPAASTQTVRALRNGSNKTRFKLSRTPIVSSLRSSSKHDTRSSEHGNLDIHQQEQQKKMSSLNNLGQKQQFYIKVGDTGIAGSTNSWNHATASAMAMPNLYQNAHATMPLGTTHIGDVVVYLPTGNRSVISYRAGSVVGDDV, via the exons CTTCAGAGTATCCAAAAATTACGGAACATCCGCTAGACGTCATTGTACCTCGTCACGTTCCGGCAACACTCAACTGCAAAGCCGAAGGCATCCCGACACCAACGATCACATGGTTTAAAGATGGTGAACCGATTAAAGTCGAACCGGGATCCCATAAAATTCTCCTGCCCGctgggggtttattttttctgaag GTCGTGCACTCACGTCGTGAGACTGATGCGGGTGTTTATTGGTGCGAAGCGACGAACGAGCTCGGCGTTGCCAGAAGTCACAATGCAACGCTTCAAGTATCAG TGCTCCGGGAAGAGTTTCGTCTGGAACCACAAAATACGCGGGTAGCACAGGGCGAAACGGTCCTACTAGAATGTGGACCACCGAGAGGTTCACCGGAACCAACAGTGTTCTGGCGGAAAAACGGACAAACTTTAGATCTCTCCAGCACCAAACG CATCCGTATCGTGGACGGTGGCAATCTGGCGATACAAGATGCTCGCCAATCAGACGACGGTCGTTATCAGTGTGTGGCGAAGAATGTGGTGGGAGCGCGCGAATCCACCGTTGCCTTCCTGCGCGTACACG TTAAACCATTTCTAATACGTGGGCCCCAGGATCAGACCGTAGTGGCCGGTAGCTCCGTAGTGTTTCAGTGTCGGGTCGGAGGAGAACCACTGCCAGATGTTCTGTGGAGGCGATCCGCTTCCGGAGGCAACATGCCGCTTG AACGAGTGCGAGTGCTGGAGGACAGAAGCTTGCGGATAGACGACATCACAATCGAAGATATGGGTGAATATAGCTGCGAGGCGGACAATGCTGTCGGATCTATCACCGCATCCGGTACATTGGTGGTGCATT CACCACCGAGCTTTCTGCTCCGGCCCAAAAATCTGCTCATCGAACCAGGATCGGAAGCATTGTTCGAATGTCAGGCAACCGGACACCCATATCCAACGCTGTTCTGGTCGGTGGAAGGCAACCGTACGCTGCTGCTACCGGGAAGCCGGATGGATAATTTAGAGGTTACACAAAATGCGGACGGCACCAGTGTGCTCTCCATTACGCAAATCGGTCGCATGGACAATGGCAAAGTGATCGTGTGCAGTGCCGTCAACAGCGTCGGCAGCCTAAGCACGCGTGTTGTGTTGAGCGTAAATCTTCAAGATGATCGCCCGCCGCCACTGATTCTACAGGGTCCATGCAATCAAACGTTGCCCATCAAATCCGTCGCAATTCTACCGTGCAGGGCGAGTGGAGTTCCTGCGCCGGTGATATCGTGGTACAAGGATGGGATACCGGTGTTGGCCTCAGAAAAGATAAACATCACCGAATCAGGGACACTGGCCATCGCTGAGTTGAGCAAAATCGACGACAGTGGACTGTATACCTGTGTCGCTAGCAGCAAATCTGGCAAAACAACCTGGAGTGCATTGCTGCGGATTGATGTTCCAACCAATCCCAACATCAAATTCTACCGCGCACCAGAAGCATCGACCTTCCCCGGTTCACCTGGTAAGCCGCAGGTAACGAACATAAACGAGAGTTCCGTCACGATCTCGTGGGCGAGAAGTAGCAAAGTCGGTGCATCAAGTCTGCTCGGATACACGGTGGAGTTGTTTGGGCGTAACCAAACCGAAGGCTGGTTTCAGGTTGCAAATCGTCTTCAAGATAATAACCACACCCAAACTGGACTAAGCGCTGGTGTGACGTACTATTTCGTAGTGCGTGCCGAAAATTCCCACGGCATTTCATTACCGAGTCCAATTTCAGAACCTATTCTGCTAGGAATG AGTGACAGTTTTGGTGCAGGGATCGATATGAGCGAAGCGCGAGCTAGTTTGCTTTCAGGAGATGTGGTCGAGCTCGTAAATGCTACCGCTATCGATTCCACctcaattaaattgatttggGAG ATTATTAATGGAAAGTACGTGGAAGGGTTTTACATCTACTCACGCACCATTAGCACCGATCGCCCATCGAACGGACAGTCATACAAGATGATGACCGTTCTGAATGCTGGTGCTTCGTCTTGTTCTGTGACGGGACTGGAGAAGTATACGGAATACGAGTTCTTTATAGTACCGTTTTACAAAACAGTTGAAGGAAAACCGTCAAACTACCGACTAGCAAGAACTCTTGAGGATG ttCCATCTGATCCACCATACGGTATGGAAGCATTGCTTCTGAATTCATCTGCGGTTTACCTGAAGTGGAAAGCTCCGGCGGCAACGTCACAGAATG GTATTCTTCGCACTTACAACATCATTGTCCGTGGAGTTGACTTACGGACGAACTACTCGAAAGTGCTCAGCAATGTCACGATTGAGGCTAGCTCATCGACCCTGTTGCTAGCGAACCTGACCGAAGGTGTTACGTACACGGTCAGTATAGCCGCTGCTACATCCGCCGGCATGGGTCCTTTCAGCAATCCTGCCACATTGCGGCTCGATCCAATCACCAAGCAACTGGATCAAACATCTCATCGATATCCGATCAATCATAATAACATGGACGATATTTTGACACAGCCCTGGTTCATCGCGATACTAGGTTGCATCTTAGTGCTCATGATGCTTTCGTTTGGTGCAATGGTGTTCGTGAAACGTAAGCACATGATGATGAAGCAGTCAGCGCTTACAGCTTTGCGTG cTCATTCCGCAGGAGGTGTCGTTAAGATTCCACGCAACGATAGCCTTTGGATGAATCCATCAGGCATGATGTGGGGTTATCAGTCGACAGGAAGAAGTAAAGACCACATACAGGATTACGCTCCCGTAGGTGCGAGTACCACACTGCCGTtagaacaacaacatcaacaaacgatTCTGCACGACAATCGCAACCG CTATGCTGAGTACACTGACTATCCAAGCGATTACGCTGAGGTATCGTCCTTTAATCCGGTACCACACGAGGGCACGAACCATCTTACGGCGCGTAGTCAAATAGGCGGTAGCAGGGCACCGAGCGAGTATGGTTCAGGCGGAACTCGATCGCCGGCACCTTACGCTACGACCACACTGATTGGAAACTCGAGATTTATTACTGCTCCGGGTGGTGCAACCGGTAATGATAGTCACCTGCATCACCTGTTACCATCAACGGCAGCCGGTAAAATGTATTTCGACGGTGATGCCTATTCGGGCGGTTCGATCACACGGGCACCGTCGGACAATGACAGCGCGGGCTATGGTCGAAACGCTTGTTCGGAATCATATTTCAATCCAAAagagaaaattaatattacCGAGAACAAGCTGGCATCTCATACGATGTCCTTGCTGGCGGCTAGTAATGCATCAGTGGGCGGTGGATATCATCACCTAGTGCCGAGCCAGAACGGAAGTTCAAACGGTCAAAGCAGCGGTGCCAACAGTGCCTGCAGTGCTAGCAGTGGTAGcagtaacagcagcaacggTACCGACGGTGGAATTATCGAAGGTCGACACGGTGGGTCCTCCCAACCGCTTCCTGCTGCCTCGACCCAGACGGTTAGGGCGCTGAGAAATGGTTCCAATAAAACTCGTTTCAAACTCTCCCGAACACCGATCGTAAGCAGTTTGCGGTCCTCGTCGAAGCACGATACGAGGTCCAGTGAACATGGTAATCTGGACATCCACCAGCAggagcagcagaagaaaatgtCCTCGCTCAACAATTTGGGACAAAAGCAGCAGTTCTACATAAAAGTAGGCGACACGGGAATAGCGGGCAGTACAAACAGTTGGAACCACGCCACAGCAAGCGCAATGGCCATGCCTAACCTGTACCAAAATGCTCACGCCACGATGCCGCTCGGTACTACCCACATCGGCGATGTGGTTGTCTACCTGCCCACCGGAAACCGCAGCGTCATTAGCTATCGTGCCGGTTCAGTCGTGGGGGACGATGTGTGA